One region of Paraburkholderia acidiphila genomic DNA includes:
- a CDS encoding D-2-hydroxyacid dehydrogenase has translation MHVVFLDRATLAPQTQLRPLPFDHTLETFERTAPEAVAARIRNADIVITNKARITEAALAGATRLRMIAIAATGTDNVDLAACAARGIVVSNVRDYAGNSVPEHTFALIFALRRGLAAYRDAVRAGRWLESGQFCFFDYPIRNLAGSTLGVIGDGALGQAVAQMGRALGLRVLFAARKTRNDARAGYVPLETLLEVSDIITLHCPLNVDTRDLIDATAFARMKRRPLLINTARGGLVNEAALVDALQSGAISGAGFDVVTQEPLPADHPFQAIVSHPAFILTPHVAWASDEAMQALADQLIENIAAFYEGKPRNNVTAMVTAR, from the coding sequence ATGCACGTCGTTTTTCTCGATCGCGCCACACTCGCGCCCCAGACGCAGCTTCGTCCGCTGCCTTTCGATCACACGCTGGAAACGTTCGAGCGCACGGCACCCGAAGCGGTTGCCGCGCGCATCCGCAACGCCGATATCGTCATCACGAACAAGGCGCGCATCACCGAAGCGGCGCTGGCCGGCGCGACGCGCCTGCGCATGATCGCCATCGCGGCCACAGGTACGGACAACGTCGATCTGGCTGCGTGCGCGGCGCGCGGCATCGTCGTGAGCAATGTGCGCGACTACGCCGGCAACAGCGTGCCGGAGCATACGTTCGCGTTGATATTCGCGCTGCGCCGCGGCCTGGCCGCGTATCGCGACGCCGTGCGCGCTGGCCGCTGGCTCGAATCGGGGCAGTTCTGCTTTTTCGATTATCCGATCCGCAATCTCGCGGGTTCGACGCTCGGTGTCATTGGCGACGGCGCACTCGGACAAGCCGTCGCGCAAATGGGGCGCGCGCTCGGCCTGCGCGTGCTGTTCGCCGCGCGCAAAACGCGCAACGATGCGCGAGCGGGCTACGTGCCCCTCGAAACGCTGCTGGAAGTCAGCGACATCATCACGCTGCACTGTCCGCTCAACGTGGACACGCGGGATCTGATCGACGCAACGGCCTTCGCGCGCATGAAGCGACGCCCCTTGCTGATCAACACGGCGCGTGGGGGACTCGTGAACGAAGCAGCGCTGGTGGATGCGCTGCAATCCGGCGCGATTTCAGGCGCGGGTTTCGATGTCGTGACGCAGGAACCGCTGCCTGCCGATCATCCGTTCCAGGCCATCGTCTCGCATCCGGCATTCATCCTCACACCCCACGTTGCGTGGGCGAGCGATGAAGCCATGCAGGCGCTTGCGGATCAACTGATCGAGAACATTGCGGCGTTTTA
- a CDS encoding CaiB/BaiF CoA transferase family protein — translation MPRPLEGIRVLELGQLIAGPFAGRMLAEFGASVIKVEPPGVGDPLRKWRLLHDGTSVWWAAQSRNKESITLDLRTPEGQDVIRRLVAQTDVLIENFRPGTLEGWGLGWDELSAINPGLIMLRVSGYGQTGPYRDRPGFGVVAEAMGGLRHLSGEPERTPVRVGISIGDSLSALHGVIGILLALRHREQQGGRGQVVDVALYESVFNMMESLLPEYSVFGAVRQPAGSSLPGIAPSNAYRCSDGKYALIAGNGDSIYRRLMDLIGRADLGNDPALAQNDGRVAQVQRIDAAIGEWTARQTLDEVLAALNDARIPAGRIYDVADIAADPHYHAREMIVDDTLPDGTAVQVPGVVPKLCGTPGTIERSAPKLGEHTDTVLESIGVDAATRAAWRERGVI, via the coding sequence ATGCCACGACCACTCGAAGGAATCCGCGTGCTGGAGCTCGGGCAGCTCATCGCGGGTCCGTTTGCCGGCCGCATGCTCGCCGAATTCGGCGCGAGCGTCATCAAGGTGGAGCCGCCCGGCGTGGGCGATCCGCTGCGCAAGTGGCGCCTGCTGCACGACGGCACGTCCGTTTGGTGGGCCGCGCAGTCGCGCAACAAGGAATCCATCACGCTCGATCTGCGCACGCCCGAAGGGCAGGACGTGATTCGCCGGCTCGTCGCGCAAACCGACGTGCTAATCGAAAATTTCCGCCCGGGTACGCTCGAAGGCTGGGGCCTCGGCTGGGACGAACTCAGCGCGATCAATCCAGGCCTCATCATGTTGCGCGTCTCGGGCTATGGGCAGACGGGCCCGTATCGCGACCGGCCTGGGTTCGGCGTGGTCGCCGAAGCGATGGGCGGCCTGCGCCACCTGAGCGGCGAGCCCGAGCGCACGCCGGTGCGTGTGGGCATCTCGATCGGCGATTCGCTTTCCGCGCTGCATGGCGTGATCGGCATCCTGCTCGCGCTGCGCCACCGCGAGCAGCAGGGCGGACGGGGCCAGGTCGTGGACGTCGCGCTCTACGAGTCGGTCTTCAACATGATGGAAAGCCTGTTGCCCGAGTATTCGGTGTTCGGCGCCGTGCGCCAGCCGGCGGGCAGCAGCCTCCCTGGCATCGCGCCGAGCAACGCCTACCGCTGCAGCGATGGCAAGTACGCGCTGATTGCGGGCAACGGCGACAGCATCTATCGCCGCCTGATGGACCTGATCGGGCGCGCGGATCTCGGCAACGATCCCGCGCTCGCGCAGAACGACGGACGGGTCGCGCAGGTCCAGCGCATCGACGCCGCCATCGGCGAGTGGACCGCGCGCCAAACGCTCGACGAGGTGCTCGCGGCGCTCAACGACGCGCGCATTCCGGCGGGGCGCATTTACGATGTCGCGGACATCGCGGCCGATCCCCATTACCATGCGCGCGAGATGATCGTGGACGACACTTTGCCCGATGGCACAGCGGTCCAGGTGCCGGGCGTGGTGCCCAAGCTGTGCGGTACACCTGGCACGATCGAGCGCAGCGCGCCGAAGCTCGGCGAGCATACCGACACGGTGCTGGAATCGATAGGCGTGGACGCCGCGACGCGCGCAGCATGGCGCGAGCGCGGCGTGATCTGA
- a CDS encoding hydroxymethylglutaryl-CoA lyase, translating to MSTGTKEHFKGKVLYLNEVATRDGFQNEAAFIDTDEKIVLIDRLSACGYAKIEVTSFTSPKAIPALRDAEAVMHGIKRVPGVVYTVLVPNVRGAERALSCNVNEVNLVMSVSETHNRTNLRMTREQSFAQLRDVIDAVRGTGVAINVSLSTAMGCPMEGDVPVEDVLGWMQRFAELGVQGVTLCDTTGMAHPAQVRALCESAAQAFGALELTLHFHNTRGMALANTLAALDAGIVRFDASLGGLGGCPYAPGASGNVCTEELVHMLELDGYDTGVNLAAVLDAAALLPGLIGHDVPSQILKAGRRLDLHPVPELAQGMPVQRAFS from the coding sequence ATGAGTACCGGAACTAAAGAACACTTCAAGGGCAAGGTGCTGTATCTCAACGAAGTTGCGACGCGCGACGGCTTCCAGAACGAAGCCGCGTTCATCGACACCGACGAGAAGATCGTGCTGATCGACCGCCTGAGCGCTTGTGGCTACGCGAAGATCGAAGTGACCTCGTTCACGTCGCCGAAGGCGATTCCCGCACTGCGCGACGCCGAGGCGGTGATGCACGGCATCAAGCGCGTGCCGGGTGTCGTCTACACGGTGCTCGTGCCGAACGTGCGCGGCGCGGAGCGCGCGCTGTCGTGCAACGTGAATGAAGTGAATCTCGTGATGTCGGTGAGCGAGACCCACAATCGCACCAACTTGCGCATGACGCGCGAGCAGTCGTTCGCGCAGTTGCGCGACGTGATCGATGCGGTGCGCGGCACGGGCGTGGCGATCAATGTTTCGCTCTCCACAGCAATGGGCTGCCCGATGGAAGGCGACGTGCCCGTCGAAGACGTGCTCGGCTGGATGCAGCGTTTCGCCGAACTGGGCGTGCAGGGCGTCACGCTTTGCGACACGACAGGCATGGCGCACCCCGCTCAGGTGCGCGCGCTGTGCGAAAGCGCTGCACAGGCGTTTGGCGCGCTCGAGCTTACGCTGCACTTCCACAATACGCGCGGCATGGCGCTTGCCAATACGCTCGCCGCGCTCGATGCGGGCATCGTGCGCTTCGACGCCTCGCTCGGCGGCCTGGGCGGCTGTCCGTACGCGCCGGGCGCGAGCGGCAACGTGTGCACGGAAGAACTCGTGCACATGCTCGAACTCGACGGCTACGACACCGGCGTCAATCTCGCCGCCGTGCTCGATGCCGCCGCGCTGCTGCCTGGCCTGATCGGCCACGACGTGCCGAGCCAGATTCTCAAGGCCGGCCGCCGGCTCGACCTGCACCCGGTTCCCGAACTGGCGCAAGGCATGCCCGTACAACGGGCGTTCTCATGA
- a CDS encoding VOC family protein, whose product MALIDHLDHLVLTCVDPEATKHFYTEVLQMELETFGAGRLAFRFGNQKINLHVRGAEFEPKAHVPVPGALDLCFIASVPLDAVIAQLAQKNWPIVEGPVERTGATQKIRSVYVRDPDLNLIEISELI is encoded by the coding sequence ATGGCGTTGATCGACCACCTCGACCATCTGGTGCTGACCTGCGTGGACCCCGAGGCCACGAAGCACTTCTATACGGAAGTGTTGCAGATGGAACTGGAGACCTTCGGCGCGGGCCGGCTCGCGTTTCGCTTCGGCAACCAGAAGATCAATCTGCATGTGCGCGGCGCGGAATTCGAGCCCAAGGCGCATGTGCCGGTGCCGGGCGCGCTCGATCTGTGCTTCATCGCCTCGGTGCCGCTCGACGCGGTGATCGCGCAGCTCGCGCAGAAGAACTGGCCGATCGTCGAAGGTCCCGTCGAGCGCACGGGCGCGACGCAGAAAATCCGCTCCGTTTATGTGCGCGACCCGGATCTGAATCTCATCGAGATTTCCGAGCTGATTTAG
- a CDS encoding LysR family transcriptional regulator has protein sequence MVNPLHFDLQSLRVFLLVAEHGSLTKAAEHGQLTLSAVSKRIAELESVTDCALFLRRARGVELTPAGHALLGHATRVVDQVNRMATEMSDYAAGVRGHVRMWANTSAIVQFLPVDLACFLNEHPGIKVSLEERLSHEIVEALGAGKADLGVFADNVPAPGIERRLYRRDELVLLVPRNHRFAELDIIRFADTLDEDYVGLSDGSSLLARMTDAAFAIERSLKLRIQASNFDGVFRMIEAGLGIGVLPRDAVSDERGKAGVVKIKLADTWATRTLWIGMKSDSAPSSDIVSLFDYMSARAAQ, from the coding sequence ATGGTCAATCCACTTCACTTCGATCTGCAGTCGCTGCGGGTCTTTCTGCTCGTCGCTGAACACGGCAGCCTTACCAAGGCCGCCGAGCACGGGCAACTCACGCTTTCGGCCGTCAGCAAGCGCATTGCCGAGCTTGAAAGCGTGACGGACTGCGCCTTGTTCCTGCGCCGCGCGCGCGGCGTGGAGCTCACGCCCGCGGGGCACGCGCTGCTCGGGCACGCTACGCGCGTGGTCGATCAGGTGAATCGCATGGCCACCGAAATGAGCGATTACGCCGCCGGCGTACGCGGGCATGTGCGCATGTGGGCGAATACGTCGGCGATCGTGCAGTTCCTGCCCGTCGATCTCGCGTGCTTCCTGAATGAGCATCCGGGCATCAAGGTCAGTCTCGAAGAACGGCTGAGCCACGAGATCGTCGAAGCGCTCGGCGCAGGCAAGGCCGACCTCGGCGTGTTCGCCGACAACGTGCCCGCGCCTGGCATCGAGCGGCGGCTCTATCGCCGGGACGAACTCGTGCTGCTCGTACCGCGCAATCATCGCTTCGCCGAACTCGACATCATCCGTTTCGCGGATACGCTCGACGAAGACTATGTGGGCCTGAGCGACGGCAGCTCGCTGCTCGCGCGCATGACGGACGCGGCGTTCGCCATCGAGCGCTCGCTCAAGCTGCGCATCCAGGCCTCGAACTTTGACGGCGTGTTTCGCATGATCGAAGCGGGGCTCGGTATCGGCGTGCTGCCGCGCGACGCCGTGAGCGACGAGCGCGGCAAGGCGGGCGTCGTCAAGATCAAGCTTGCGGACACGTGGGCCACGCGTACGCTATGGATCGGCATGAAGTCGGATAGCGCGCCAAGTTCGGACATCGTGAGCCTGTTCGACTACATGTCGGCGCGCGCGGCGCAATGA
- a CDS encoding MFS transporter translates to MNSHPLDLGGSAPGEAPRRPLTAQTAFQSPQGVTLSGFMDDMPVGALHRFVVWVIGIGLFFDMYEIFLVSSIGAALQNEYGLDAHSLAFKLLLASAFVGMFFGSLFLGSLADRIGRRRAFLFTLVWYSAFSLFAAFSVNATMLVVCRFLTGVGVGAIYPVADTFLSEILPKEKRGRLAAWAYTTSYVAVPLVGFLAVWLNPLHLGGIAGWRIILAIGSLGALFVLAVQHRLPESPRWLLAQGRADEAYAMLGRFAQSAGAQMPKHFAEPKTRQHPLRLSERIAVLRRAPYDKRYFMLVVFHLFQAFGYYGFGTLAGVVVKSRGIDVTGSTLFVALSFLGYPIGSLLSVPLLNWIERRTLVIASLVSIAIFGLGFAYSGQAALIVCFGVLTTCASNVFSNAYHVYQAEIFPASVRSTAIGSTYSLSRIMSSALPFILLPVLTQHGPIAMFGVISAALAVVAVTLRALGPLTTRRSQDEINPV, encoded by the coding sequence CCCGCTAACCGCGCAAACCGCGTTTCAAAGCCCCCAAGGCGTCACGCTCAGCGGTTTCATGGACGACATGCCGGTGGGTGCGCTGCATCGCTTCGTAGTGTGGGTGATCGGCATTGGCCTGTTCTTCGACATGTACGAGATCTTTCTCGTCAGCTCGATCGGGGCAGCGCTGCAAAACGAGTATGGCCTCGACGCGCACAGCCTCGCGTTCAAGCTGCTGCTGGCCTCGGCATTCGTCGGCATGTTTTTCGGCTCGCTCTTTCTCGGCAGTCTCGCCGACCGCATCGGCCGGCGGCGCGCCTTCCTGTTCACGCTCGTGTGGTACAGCGCGTTTTCGCTGTTCGCCGCATTCTCCGTGAACGCCACCATGCTCGTGGTCTGCCGCTTTCTGACCGGCGTGGGCGTCGGCGCGATCTATCCCGTGGCGGACACGTTCCTCTCGGAAATTCTGCCGAAGGAAAAACGCGGCCGGCTCGCCGCGTGGGCCTATACCACGTCGTATGTCGCCGTGCCGCTGGTCGGTTTCCTCGCCGTTTGGCTCAACCCGCTGCATCTCGGCGGTATCGCGGGATGGCGCATCATTCTCGCCATCGGCAGCCTTGGCGCCCTGTTCGTGCTGGCCGTGCAGCATCGCCTGCCCGAAAGCCCGCGCTGGCTGCTCGCGCAAGGCCGCGCCGACGAAGCCTATGCGATGTTGGGCCGCTTCGCGCAAAGCGCCGGCGCGCAGATGCCCAAGCACTTTGCCGAGCCGAAAACGCGCCAGCACCCGCTGCGCCTTTCCGAGCGTATTGCCGTGCTGCGGCGGGCACCGTATGACAAGCGCTACTTCATGCTCGTCGTGTTTCACCTGTTTCAGGCCTTCGGCTACTACGGCTTCGGCACGCTCGCAGGCGTGGTCGTGAAGAGCCGCGGCATCGACGTAACGGGCAGCACGCTGTTCGTCGCGCTCTCGTTTCTCGGCTACCCGATCGGCTCGCTGCTCTCCGTGCCGCTGCTGAACTGGATCGAGCGCCGCACACTCGTGATCGCCTCGCTCGTTTCCATTGCGATCTTTGGTCTTGGCTTCGCGTATTCGGGGCAGGCCGCGCTGATCGTTTGCTTCGGCGTGCTGACGACCTGTGCGTCGAATGTGTTCAGCAACGCTTATCACGTGTACCAGGCCGAAATTTTCCCGGCCAGCGTACGATCGACCGCCATCGGCAGCACATACTCGCTCTCGCGCATCATGAGCAGCGCGCTGCCATTCATCCTGTTGCCGGTGCTCACGCAGCACGGCCCCATTGCGATGTTCGGCGTGATCTCCGCCGCGCTCGCCGTCGTCGCCGTCACGCTGCGTGCGCTCGGGCCGCTCACTACGCGCCGCAGCCAGGACGAAATCAATCCGGTCTGA